In the genome of Phlebotomus papatasi isolate M1 chromosome 2, Ppap_2.1, whole genome shotgun sequence, one region contains:
- the LOC129804789 gene encoding transmembrane emp24 domain-containing protein 2 produces the protein MIRNYLIVACIVYCVAVAPAHGYVVTVDAHSEECFFDRVEAGMTMGLIFETIEGGFLDIDVRISDPEGKIIYHGVRESSGKFAFAAHMTGAYNYCFSNQMSTMTPKVVMFSMDINESTKKNGSDGAAGGAEDADGSHTKLDDMIKELSGTLTSIKHEQEYMHMRDRIHRNINESTNFRVVMWSTFEALVLIVMTIGQIYYLKRFFEVRRVV, from the exons ATGATTAGAAATTACCTGATAGTTGCATGTATTGTGTATTGTGTTGCTGTAGCTCCTGCCCATGGATACGTCGTCACAGTTGATGCCCATTCAGAAGAATGTTTCTTCGATCGCGTGGAAGCTGGAATGACCATGG GTTTGATCTTCGAAACAATTGAAGGTGGTTTCCTGGACATTGATGTTCGCATCTCAGATCCAGAGGGTAAAATCATCTATCACGGTGTCCGGGAGTCTTCCGGCAAATTTGCCTTTGCCGCACACATGACCGGTGCCTATAACTATTGCTTCAGTAACCAAATGTCCACAATGACCCCCAAGGTGGTCATGTTCTCCATGGACATCAATGAAAGCACCAAGAAAAATGGCAGCGATGGGGCTGCAGGAGGAGCAGAGGATGCGGATGGAAGTCACACGAAacttgatgatatgatcaaagAGCTCTCTGGGACATTGACCAGCATTAAACACGAGCAGGAATACATGCAT ATGCGTGACAGAATCCACAGAAACATCAATGAGAGCACAAACTTCCGCGTTGTCATGTGGTCAACATTCGAAGCCCTCGTTCTCATCGTGATGACCATCGGTCAGATCTACTACTTAAAACGCTTCTTCGAGGTGAGGCGCGTGGTGTGA
- the LOC129804759 gene encoding protein PTCD3 homolog, mitochondrial codes for MNVIQVNTRKFVTNFARLQSASSPAPKGIDIPVRIKRKPDDVLKTLAGLQTTDITSVHYQYHDDRYLIPYSNQRRKAYALSEESGRSAAKWLHKKYADLFKYSKGEPMIEAYVAGRSPEAFENVQTIEDLCNLIKSQIDLEEITQSLAQIKDSRDADFKQGYFELVCFLSGQTNPSDRFTSQNVRQKVVNATRNEEVERLFKEFPDNDPRACNTMIRTLCRNYQVSDAWTLYQKAIADGVPIYLDTFNSILQVVLLLNPDTSEAKWKLVEDTLRLMGSHNVKPNITTLNIVLELVSSIFGWKDARQMSMSILVEFKNQGIRPSLASWYHILNIFYRERSPMSGILIDILDEIEKEQLEVSDHKDSHFFVTAMNVCSNQFHSVQLANRINDLLKRSENRIFIGDSIKESVYYRCYFQLLCLMEPLDTFMEIYHTYVPGIYIPEPSVMESILKTVELNSAIQYVPLLWAHLKLFEQTTRDNLINHLFRIILDSGDKDLDKLSIDIWDVVEENTENRRNIFKWKARHLSHILSIVCEAKDVERATKIFKKLDENRYHIEGLPTEESLRQLYRLLVDNKLEVLAGKVHHYADENGLNVTNTKELRV; via the coding sequence ATGAACGTGATTCAAGTAAACACAAGGAAATTCGTTACGAATTTCGCGAGACTTCAATCGGCATCATCCCCAGCACCAAAAGGAATTGATATCCCTGTGAGGATCAAGAGAAAACCTGATGATGTGCTGAAAACCCTCGCTGGACTCCAGACTACTGACATAACCTCCGTCCACTATCAATATCACGATGATAGATACCTCATTCCGTATTCAAATCAGCGCCGAAAGGCGTATGCCTTGTCTGAGGAGTCTGGCAGGAGTGCTGCCAAGTGGCTTCATAAGAAGTATGCTGatcttttcaaatattcaaaggGCGAGCCAATGATTGAGGCCTATGTTGCCGGGAGGTCTCCAGAAGCCTTTGAGAATGTCCAGACAATTGAGGATTTGTGCAATTTGATAAAATCCCAGATAGATCTTGAGGAGATTACCCAATCACTGGCTCAAATCAAAGACTCGCGAGATGCTGACTTCAAGCAAGGATACTTTGAGCTCGTGTGCTTCCTCAGTGGACAAACAAATCCATCAGATAGATTCACTTCGCAAAATGTTAGGCAGAAGGTAGTGAATGCAACACGGAATGAGGAAGTTGAGAGGCTCTTTAAGGAATTTCCGGATAATGATCCTAGGGCTTGCAATACGATGATAAGGACACTTTGCAGGAATTATCAAGTTTCTGACGCATGGACTTTGTATCAGAAGGCTATTGCTGATGGAGTTCCCATCTATCTGGACACCTTCAACAGTATCCTTCAGGTAGTTCTACTTCTGAATCCTGATACATCAGAAGCTAAGTGGAAATTAGTTGAGGATACTCTAAGACTCATGGGAAGTCACAATGTCAAGCCCAATATAACGACTTTGAACATTGTTCTGGAGCTTGTTAGCTCAATTTTTGGATGGAAAGATGCCAGGCAGATGTCAATGTCTATCCTGGTGGAATTCAAAAATCAAGGAATTCGTCCATCTCTCGCTTCCTGGTACCATATCCTGAATATTTTCTATCGGGAAAGGAGTCCAATGAGTGGTATTCTTATTGATATCCTCGATGAGATTGAAAAAGAGCAACTGGAAGTTTCTGATCACAAGGATTCCCATTTCTTCGTGACAGCTATGAATGTCTGTTCCAATCAGTTCCATAGTGTTCAACTGGCCAATCGCATTAATGATCTGCTAAAGAGATCCGAGAATAGGATCTTTATTGGTGATTCTATTAAGGAATCAGTTTACTATCGCTGCTACTTCCAGTTGCTCTGTTTGATGGAGCCTCTGGATACATTCATGGAAATCTATCATACTTACGTTCCAGGGATTTACATCCCAGAACCATCTGTGATGGAGTCGATCTTGAAGACTGTTGAACTCAACAGTGCCATCCAGTATGTACCACTTCTCTGGGCGCACCTTAAACTCTTTGAGCAGACAACCCGGGACAACCTAATCAACCACCTATTTCGCATAATCCTCGATTCCGGAGACAAAGACCTGGATAAACTCTCAATAGATATTTGGGATGTGGTTGAGGAAAACACAGAAAACAGAAGGAATATCTTCAAGTGGAAAGCACGTCATCTCAGTCACATCTTGAGCATTGTCTGCGAGGCAAAAGATGTGGAAAGAGCCacgaaaatcttcaaaaaactCGATGAGAATCGGTATCACATTGAAGGACTTCCCACCGAAGAATCCCTCCGTCAACTCTATAGACTCCTCGTGGACAACAAGCTGGAAGTACTGGCGGGAAAAGTACATCACTATGCTGATGAGAATGGGCTGAATGTGACAAACACCAAGGAATTGAGAGTGTAG